The genomic region TTGCAATACCCGTTTATCAATAAGCTATAACTATGAACATTCACCATTGAGCCCTTGCCAACCATAAGATCAAAGACCTTTGGCTCGTTGTATGTGAATGTGCAGGTTCTCGATCGATGTACAAGGCCTCTAATAGTCTGTTGAAAGCAACCAAATCGGGTTATAACGGCTCTCCACCATACTTGAGAAGTTGAATCCGTTAAGTAGAGTGCGGAAGGTTGTGACATCTGGTTCAAAACCAAGTTTGAAGAATGTTCGGAGCACAGACAAACCAAACCCCATTTGGTTCAAATCACAATAGCACTGGATGATCTTGTTGAGAGAATAACCATTTGGAGCAATTTGCAGCAGACCCAAAATTGTCTATACAAGCAAATAACTTCCGAATAATGCTTCAATTTCACGAGTTGGCCCAAGATTTAACTGAAGCACAAAATGCGAGGCAGAGGACGCCTTCGAAGCATTTCATCGAACACCTTCAAGGCGTCCTCAAGATTAGTGACTTTGGGTATGGGTGAGTCCCTAACATGCATCCATGGCTGTGTTCTTTTAGATTTGCTATTAGGGTTTGTAGGCTGCCGGGTTCTAGATTTGCTATTAGGGGCTGTAGGCTGGGAATGAAACGAGGCTATGTAATTGTTCAAAGAAACATCAAACTTGGAGTGAAAGTTTTCCCAATTATCTTCAACATCTATGAGTTCAATCTCAAACCTCTGATGGGACCAGCCATCACAAGTAGGGTTGTAAATTGTGAAGTTCACTTCAGGTTGAGGTATTATTATTGTTATTTACCGATTAATTCAATCTCTTATCCACCGGTAACATTTAAATATAACAAATACATGTGTTTTAGAACAACAAAATTAGACGGCTTAGTCCCTGTTGCATTGTTTCACTATTAAAAAAAATCAGCTTTAACATTACTTATTTTATTTCATTGTGTTTAGATATAACACAGATGGGACAGTAAAACCTGGTTTTTCCACCAACTATAAAGTTCTTCAGAGTTTCTAAACTGATTTAGCAATTATATCAGCTGAATGACATGGACGAAATCATGAATGAGATCAGCTAGAATAACATGAACACAGCACAATTTTTGTAGTTGAACTTAGAAAGATTGGTCTGCTCAAATACACAGTTCAAAACCAGTGGATAGAAGTAATCCTTCTCATGTTATTCGAAAGCCATCATAAACATAACAGAAATTCAAAAACAGAGAATCTGAACATTGCTCTTTGTTATTATCTTCCCCTTCACAACATGAGAAGAAAGGTAGCCGCAATGGCATCCAGAAATCACCTACAAAACAAAGAAAAAAATTAAGGAATGAAGTTCACTTGCTGACTCAGAAAAAGTGAGAAACTACGTGTAATTGGTGAACAGACAAACTTTATTCAAAATATACAATATACATACCTAGGCCAAATTATAAAAAGCAAAGAAAAAAAAGAACTAAACTGTGCATCCTAAGAACTTGGATATATCTATATCGCATCACATGCATGTTAAAATTGAAGTAAACCACGAGAAGTTGAAACATTGAATCACTGACACATCACATAATTGCATAATATTTGAGTATTGGCAGTCATTTGTTATGTATAAAGTGTCCTCCTAGCATATATCATTACATTCAAGTAGGAAACATATAGTTTAAACTTTAAAGTAAGTAATCACATTAACATTTTATAAACTCATACCTTCTGAACTGCAAGTAGGGAGCTTAAATGTTCCTATATAGACCATCACATTTTCCATTTCCTAAACCTCTTTACTAAATTCCATCTATATACTGTAAAAACTAAGACAGGTGTCTCAAAACTAACACTCGGAACAGTATGAAATTCTGTAGCCACCAAATGCCCCTCTGATAGAGAGCCAAGAGGGCAGATGTATGTGGACGCAGAACTGATATTCATAATGGAAATGGAAAAAGTATTGGTTTGACAGAGGACCAAACAAATACAAACAGTAAGTTTAAATGACAGGTCGAGATCTAAGATTAAAGACTACACATTTTGGGAACATGGTGATTCAAAATCTCAAATCCATCCTGAAGCAGCAAACTCCATGTACATCCGGACTTAAACTTAACCAACAGGTCTTACTTGAAACAAAATATGTAGAACTAAAAGCTTTCAGAAGGCAGTATTCACTTCCGGGCATTAGAATTAGTCATTTTGGCACCAAGCCCAATTGTTAAACTTTGGAACAATCCGCTAACACCCTACCAAGTCAATGAACTTGAATTCTCAAGGGCCTAATCTCAAAAGTCAACAACGAACAAAAATTGTACGAAGCAGGATCTAGACTCTATACCATCTAACACAACTAATCACTTATTCATAGAACCCAATCAAAATAAGATGCATTTTGTATTCTTAACTGTATTAAATTCCAATTGAATAATATGAGTTCTGAGAGATAAGAATCGAAAGGTACCTCTTGTGCCTCTGAACGAAGGGTGAGTTCTTGGCATCTTCCTCTGTAAGAAAATCAAACAAGAAAACAAAAATTAGGGTTTTGCTTGAAAGATTCGAACATAAACAGATCGGAGAGAGAAAGAGAGAGAAGGGTACCAGTGAGGCCGAGAGAGAGCTTGGTGATGATGGTTCCGGTGATGGCGAACCCAACGAGGAAGGGCCAGTTGCGGTTCCATTCCCTCTTGAAGAAAATCGGCCATGGATCGAACTTCCTCATTTTCTGCTTTCTCTTTGCTCTCAGCTTTCAGAGACTGTATTTGCGTTTGTGGGTGGGTTTGTGTGGCTGCTTTGCTATTTGTATCCCCTGAAACCTTTGGGTTGGGCTCTAATGCTCGTGTGTAGTTAGCCCGCTTTGATATTGCAGCCTATTGGACATGGCCTTTAGGGGGTGGTGTTGAGGAATGTCTTATCCTTTTTTTCTTCTAGTTTTTATTTATGAAAACATCCAAACACAAACAGTTAAACATGAAATTCCGTCTATATTACCGATTTAAGCAATGTTCAAACCATTATCATTTGGATGCTCACATTTAAGCAATACAACAATGTACGTGGATGTCTCCGACGGCGGGCTACGTAAGTGAGCGGAAGAAGAGGCGTCGTTAGTATCCTTTGGAGCGGCGAAGTTTCTTTTTGGCGTCAGACTCCGGATCTGATTTGGTGTTTCAAGAGCAAGGGCATAAGCGTTGGTGGGGGTGCATGTTTCAAGCTTCCCAGGCAAGGCGAAAGGCCGACGCGGCTTCGATCTGAGATTAGAGACCGACTTCTTGTAGAGATGTGAGATTTTGA from Fragaria vesca subsp. vesca linkage group LG3, FraVesHawaii_1.0, whole genome shotgun sequence harbors:
- the LOC101294636 gene encoding uncharacterized protein LOC101294636; the protein is MRKFDPWPIFFKREWNRNWPFLVGFAITGTIITKLSLGLTEEDAKNSPFVQRHKR